ctcACAGATTTTTAGCCAGCCACTTTAAATTCTtctgtttatattattttaactagCCGTTGGACTTCCATGTAATTATGTTGAACCATTATCAAACCGcgtttttttgaaatacatctTTTTtaaacatcacttttttctaagcacaacattttcaaacaaccccattttcaaaaaactgaaaaataagcTGTACTAAACTGGCACGCATGTTTTccttttagtatatatattaaggttaaTGGTGTTGATATTCTAGTGATTTTACTCCCTTTAAAACCTTGCAGAATGTGATCCTGATTGCCACCCGGAGGACAGTGAGGCCACCTAAGAAAGGTTCTGCTGTTCAACGACCTCGCAACCGCACACTCACTGCTGTGCACGAGGCAATGCTGGAGGATATTGTACTGCCTGCTGAGATTGTTGGGAAGCGTGTCAGATATAGACATGATGGATCCAAGATAATGAAGGTGACCACTACAGCCACATAGCAATCAAATTACTTCTTTTGGTTTATTGTTGGGAGTTgtttatacaaatttttaacaaattataatatgaaGATAAGGCTTGATTATGATTTGGAGAAGATTAGTGAATAGTATGGGATCTTAATGTTttcgttacttatcaaaaaaaagaaagtatggGATATGATTTTAATGCAACGGTTACAGTCAGCTTGGTTAATGTACTGGTGACATGTTTTTTACATTTAATTCCAGTATTTATCCAACAATCATGCTTTTGTGGACAGGTTTTCTTGGATCCTAAAGAACGAAACAACACTGAGTACAAGCTGGATTCCTTTGCTGCAGTTTACAAGAAGCTCTCTGGCAAAGATGTTGTGTTTGAGTATCAAGTAACAGAGGCCTAGAATGGCACTTTTGAACGTTAACCAAGAACTCTGAAttcaacttttcaaaattttgttgttgagtTTGCTTAGAAGAAGGAAACCTTAGTGATGGATATTATTTTCACCATTATGATATGATTTATGTTTTGTGTTATGGTTATGACCAAAATTTTGGTGGTTTTATGTAAATCATTCTCTTATATGCAAGTGTACTTTCCTTCACTTTCTTGTTTATGATGAAACCTGCCTACCTTTTTGTTATATGAACTTGACTTTTGCCTTGGTAGGAAGCTCAATCTGGCTTTGTTCGCAGCTGGACTGGATGATTTTTGTATAATTCTCGAAACTCGAAAGGGACCTAGTTTGGTAGTAATTGTGCTTGGCTTGGAAATGCCTTTGTACACCTTGAAGTTTTCTTCGTGTGTAGTTCCCAGGTGTTGGGATCacttttgttttgcatggtTTGACAAATTTCAGCTTACACATCAGCATATGCACACGCATGTACATGAGATTTATTGAGTAAAGGTTAATTAATGGTTAGTTTATTCGGATTCTTCTACCAAATAGATTTCTTTACATCTTAactattcttttaaaatttaaggatcTAGATTTTGTCATGTTAGTGTTCCACaaacaatattcttaaaataacaGAGGTTTATGTTAACCGATACCCTTAGAGCAATTGTTATTTAACCATAATAAGAAAGTTTTAACactattttcatgaaaaatataaaaactatcaacaacatttattgttttgttatttttttgataaaatatttctaaaaatagtttttaaaccAATGCCTTAAGGGCATTGATTAATATTTcccaataacaaaataatgttgcaaacaaaatataaaagagcATTGTTAGTGGAATGCTATCATAGCATAATCTAAACtcttaaattataaaagatagttagtatttaaaaaaaatctattggtAGAATACCCTAGAGGATTTAAACCCAGTTTATCCTAGATGAATTTAAATCTTCTAGAATTCTTAGGGTATTCTATAAggtaaaattctttaaatttccacaattctttcaaaataaatgaataatatgCTGCCACATCATCAATTTACTAATAAAATCTCAAATCAATCTTAAAAGTCACGGGTTGATATCATTAACCCAAAAGTATGCACTCACCATTCTTTACGCTAAAACTTATTATTGGATACCTTTTTTGCTATTTCCTGCACTTGTATACTGAAACAATTATGGCCATGGATGGCTAGATGGAAGTAACTTGGAAAGCACGAGTGCGTTGATTGGGTCAGCGCACCCGAGTCCAATACACACGGATGCGTAGTGCGACCGTCAACACAACTGCATTCTtgtttgtgatgaatttttttgttttttttgttttccattcGGGCCGATACGGTCCGCAATGGGCCAGAACAGGCCCCAAATCAGACCGATGTGGGCCTAAAtaagtgtttaaaaaaaaaaggtaaaaaattttgtcaaaagactcaaaacacACTGTTTTGAAATCttagtttaaagaaaaaactctaAACTCATCTCAAACTCTCTTTGACTCTCGCTCTCcgtctcctctctctctctctaacccaCAGCTCTCCCTTAGACTCACTCCATCTACTATTACTCTTAAATTGGTATACGTTtaccattatatgaaaaaatatgcttagcaatatataaaaatataaaaatataaatatatttaataatttattaataaacgtATCACACCGCACCCGCaccctaatttttcaaaaattgctaaATTGCCGCACCGCACTTGCAACCACACCCGAATCTGAATTTGCACCCATGCTTCTTAGGAAGTAACATTTTTTGATGAACCCTAGGAAGTAACATGgacattattattttcattttagacATGCTTTATTTAGAACGAGATGAGGAAATAACAGTAACAACGAACTCTATTCAGCAATTTCATGTCCTGGATGAGTTGTAACAGGATATACCGCCTTATGAACTTTGCAAACCAAGTCCCGACACAGATTACCCTCAATTGCAATTTCTATCAGTTTGTTTTAACTTAAAATGCTAGCTTGTTTTTACCCTTTAATGGTTTAACCTCACTTTTCTAGGTATAAATGTACTTCTACACagcttatttttaaaacaatgaaAATGAATTCATCTCAACACACTCATTGAGAACAATGAAATGAAAATACCAATTACATGGTAGTTAAATAGCAAAACATCAgcataaaattacaaacacaATTCTACATACTACATTTGGTTCCAAGCTAAATTCTAAGGTATTGAACCATGAATCAACCAAAAGTATGTCGATTGACATGTCATTTCCCATAGGTTAACATTCAGATATACCAACCCACAGGAGAAGGGTGGAAAGAATGAAGCTGCAGAAGCTGGCTTGATTAGAACATCttctcaataataaaaaatgagatcATGTTTAGCAACGAGTATATGCAAGAACAAGACGTTGGTATTAACCAGAAACTTTCATCCTGCACAGTTGCAACAAAAGTGATTGTGATGTATAGAAGCATATATACAGTGAATATTACAACGTAAATAATGGCAATGACAACATGCTGCTAATCTATTAGAATCCTCGTTGCACCAATTCAGAATGAGATTAgacataacaaaaaatttaaattactgttggttttcctataaaaaaaaaaaaaaaaaattgatcatacATAAATGCTGAATAGTCATCAATAAAATAGGAATATTTGTCAGAACTGAACACATAAAAACATCGTTCCATCCAGTTGAAACATTATTGTTATAAACACTGATGCTAATTGGCATCAATTCAAGTCCATGGGCATCTAGATGTCATGATTCACAAAATCATTTgcaaaataatttcatatattttttctttctataataTAAGCGTAATATACTAATATCACAGCACTAAATGATGCAATAGTTCACACCAAGAGAGTTTCAGCACAGTGTAATATGGCGGTCATTTGTATAGAGTTTTTATTACATATTAGGTTAACTAGCAGCTTTTGGAAACTATGCAACATGAAGATGTTTAAATGTATAGTTCCCTACGATTTTCCATTTTCACTAAACATCCTTCAGTAAGCCATAACCTAAAATCATAATCAAACATAGTTGTGACAAATGAAATGTTCTCAAGTCACAAAATGTCCTCAACATAGCCATTAGAGGTATGAAAGTGCAATATAAATTCTGAgaataaatgaaaagaattatCTCAAGTGACATGATAGTGATATGGCAAGGAAACATAATCAACTGAAAGTGCTTCTCACAGCAGTTGAAAAAGGAGTCTCCATTTTTCTTCAACTCTATAATCAAGTTCAagataatattatatttaattcaACAAACAACCTCAACTTTGTGCGTTTGTACATAGCATAGtagaaaattttcaactatAAAAGCTTCAAAGTCCCTAATGACACTTTTCATGGTGAATTTGAACATCGCCCAATGACAATCACAGACATTTTCTAAATCATACATATGAACAAGTTTTAGACAACATgcgaataaaaattacaatattcaAAGAATTGAGCAATCATGATGTACCTCAAGACAAAATCACAAGACCAAGGTACATGGCTCCACaaagaaacataaaagataTCAACCCCCTGCAAGTAGAGTTCTTCACAATTAGAAATTGAAGcaataaaacataattataGGTCATAAGAGCACCTTGTGTTATTGATTTAACATATAAGAACAAAAACTATTCAAGTCAAAAATTGAATATTTCTACTCTTCTAAAATGATATGATGCTCAGTTGCTCACCAAATAACGCCCCATCCAACACCATTACAGCAAGGACACACTTCGGCAAATTTTTCGGCATCACTAGAGTGAACTCTACGGGATATTAGATCATCATATATGTCTGCATAATTACATACAGATTAATCCATATTTCCATACACAGCCAAttaaattaatgattaaattgatTGTTTCATTCCAAAGTCATACCATAAACTGAAAACAAGCTGTTCATAACACCTGCATTTTGATAAGATTGAGTAAGCATTGATTTTTCACCCCATCACATTGTGTAAAGGAACAATCATCCTTTTCCCTGAACAATATGGAAAGAAAAACAGCAGAATTTCATTTACCAATGAACAGAATGATGTACCGCAGTATACGAACTTTTGTTGTTTCTTGCAGAGCCCAAATTACACCAAGGAAAAGTATAAACCCTGAGGCGAAATACGAAATACATAAACATATAGAACCCAATATGTTGTGGCatgtataaaaaatagtaagccaaattttaaattatgaaaacaCTTACCAATACAGAGTCCTCGAAGAGTCCACTGCAGGAAAgaccaaaagaaaattgaaataaattaattaattaaaacgtCATACCACACAGGATAAGCATGGTGACTTCCAATatttaaagcaataaaaaaaaaaaaaatcatgataatTGATGGCATtcaaaacaatttaaatcatctttcctttgtcttgatggtatttttatcttctttatgGTACACAAAAGAATAACCTCAGTATGTCAGGAACGAAAACTTTCCATGTTTTGTTGTCAATATGTTCCCAACTTCAAATTTTGCATTCAACTACCATTTGAAATACTGTGTTTTCATGTGAAATCCAAATTCCTTCATAAGTGCAGTGCAGCATTCATATGgaatattaaacaaaaagagaaaatctaCGTGTTCATAAGTGCTCACATTTTTAGCTACAAAAAGTACAACAAGTAGTGCAGCAAGAAAACATCCGGCAGCTATTCTTGCAGTAAGAAGATTTGTggatgcaagtatcaagaccattCCCCAGAAGGATGAACCAAGATCTGGAATGCCACAAAATGGAACAGTGAGAAGAGAAGATTGCATGATTACCAATTATTTATTGGAAAACTGCACTGAGAAACAACATATATAGAACCCAAAGATTCTAAAacttaaattcaaaacaaaatgaatCAGGTTAATCATGGATAAACAATATGTCACAGCAAAGCGTGCATTTGAACACTTCTATATAGCTGTTGCATAGGAGTAATATCTGCTATTAAATAAGAGTTAAAATATATTAAGGACAGGTAACATTACATCCAGCAGGCAAGATTAACCAGTAAACTCCACCACGTGTCTGTGTGGTTCCACCTTCATCTACATTAACCTTGATCCCTTCTACCTGCATTAAACCAGATTTTGTCATGCTGACAATCAAAATGGTTGATGTTGATGCTCAAAATCTTCCCATGCTATGTTTACCCCAATGCTCAAGAAAAATTGATACCAGAAGGCTTTGTTAAGCCACAAAATCACCAAGGTCCAGAAAAGACCTTACTTGTATGGCTTCTTCTAgagtattaaaaatataatggCATATCTTATGTCAAGATGTCGTCATTATGTACTAAGGAGGTATCCCACccaattaaaatgaaaatagccacttttttctcatatcaaAAGAAGATCAATACATGCAACTGGATACATATACCCAGTCCAAAAAGGCCTAAGCAGAAATAGTATGTTTTACCAGAAATCCCAAGACACCTATAATTACTCCTCTCCCACTTCATGGCTTAGAAACTCAATAAAAGACTGATGGTGCCAAACTTATTACTAGCATTAAAAGGTATGAAAAGCGGCCAATGA
The Quercus lobata isolate SW786 chromosome 10, ValleyOak3.0 Primary Assembly, whole genome shotgun sequence DNA segment above includes these coding regions:
- the LOC115962543 gene encoding 40S ribosomal protein S7-1-like — encoded protein: MYSARRKISKAEDASLTGTEELVAEALFDLEHTNQELQSDLKDLYIDSAAPIDVGDRKTVVVHTPYRLRKAFRKIHVRLVRELEKKFSGKNVILIATRRTVRPPKKGSAVQRPRNRTLTAVHEAMLEDIVLPAEIVGKRVRYRHDGSKIMKVFLDPKERNNTEYKLDSFAAVYKKLSGKDVVFEYQVTEA
- the LOC115962837 gene encoding uncharacterized protein LOC115962837; protein product: MKPNWELKNCCNHDQVVFLITVSVCAVVILALWRTFVLKPFKLVTVFLHEASHAVACKLTCGHVEGIKVNVDEGGTTQTRGGVYWLILPAGYLGSSFWGMVLILASTNLLTARIAAGCFLAALLVVLFVAKNWTLRGLCIGFILFLGVIWALQETTKVRILRYIILFIGVMNSLFSVYDIYDDLISRRVHSSDAEKFAEVCPCCNGVGWGVIWGLISFMFLCGAMYLGLVILS